One genomic window of Trichlorobacter lovleyi includes the following:
- a CDS encoding glutamate-5-semialdehyde dehydrogenase, with protein MTIAEQVVTIAKNARQASIALARLSTNVKNEMLLKMADALEADSTPLIAENAKDLAAGKEKGLSDAMLDRLMLDAKRITGMADALREVAALADPVGEVTKMWKRPNGLMVGKMRIPLGVIGIVYESRPNVTADAAALCLKSGNAVVLRGGSEAIHSNRSIAAILQGVMKALDIPEAALSLIPFTEREGVLEMLKQEELIDLIIPRGGESLIRFVVENSRIPVIKHYKGVCHLFVDASADFEMATRIIINAKTQRPGVCNALETLLIHRDVAARFIPPFAKALGDLQVELRGDEAFCSYAPQAKRATEEDWAAEYLELILACKVVDDMDAAIDHINQYGSLHSEVIVTRDYANAQRFIREVNSSCVLVNASTRFNDGGQLGLGAEIGISTTKLHSFGPMGLEDLTTTKFIVYGDGQVRL; from the coding sequence ATGACCATTGCAGAACAGGTTGTCACCATTGCAAAGAATGCCCGCCAGGCCTCCATCGCCCTGGCGCGCCTGTCTACCAACGTTAAAAACGAGATGTTGCTGAAGATGGCTGATGCCCTTGAGGCCGACAGCACTCCCCTGATTGCCGAAAATGCCAAAGATCTGGCAGCGGGCAAGGAGAAGGGGCTGTCCGATGCCATGCTGGACCGGCTGATGCTGGATGCCAAGCGGATCACGGGAATGGCCGATGCCCTGCGTGAGGTAGCGGCCCTGGCCGACCCGGTGGGTGAAGTGACGAAGATGTGGAAACGTCCCAACGGCCTGATGGTGGGCAAGATGCGGATTCCGCTGGGCGTGATCGGGATTGTCTATGAATCCCGGCCCAATGTGACTGCCGATGCTGCGGCGCTCTGCCTCAAGTCAGGCAATGCCGTAGTGCTGCGGGGCGGCTCCGAGGCGATCCACTCCAACCGGTCCATTGCCGCCATCCTGCAGGGGGTGATGAAGGCGTTGGACATCCCTGAGGCAGCCCTGTCGCTGATCCCGTTCACTGAGCGGGAAGGGGTGCTGGAGATGCTGAAACAGGAGGAGCTGATCGACCTGATCATCCCCCGTGGCGGTGAGAGCCTGATCCGCTTTGTGGTGGAGAATTCCCGCATCCCGGTCATCAAACATTACAAAGGGGTCTGCCACCTGTTTGTGGATGCCTCGGCAGATTTCGAGATGGCCACCCGGATCATCATCAATGCCAAGACGCAGCGCCCCGGTGTCTGTAATGCCCTGGAAACACTCTTGATCCACAGGGATGTGGCGGCACGCTTTATTCCGCCCTTTGCCAAGGCGCTCGGTGATCTGCAGGTCGAACTGCGGGGGGACGAAGCATTTTGCAGCTATGCACCTCAGGCAAAGCGTGCCACGGAAGAAGACTGGGCAGCCGAATATCTGGAGCTGATCCTGGCCTGCAAGGTAGTGGACGACATGGATGCGGCCATTGACCATATCAATCAGTACGGCTCACTGCACAGCGAGGTGATCGTGACCCGTGATTATGCCAATGCCCAGCGTTTTATCCGCGAGGTCAACTCCTCCTGCGTGCTGGTCAACGCCTCCACCCGCTTTAACGACGGCGGCCAGCTGGGGCTGGGGGCCGAGATCGGCATCTCCACCACCAAGCTGCATTCTTTTGGTCCGATGGGGCTGGAGGATCTCACCACAACAAAATTCATCGTCTACGGTGATGGGCAGGTGCGTCTCTAG
- a CDS encoding LiaI-LiaF-like domain-containing protein, protein MKSKTSRTGGIVLVALGVYFLLSNHGLVPPLGQLLDKWWPLFMIVPGAVILLGRSGTSRS, encoded by the coding sequence ATGAAATCCAAAACGTCACGGACCGGTGGCATTGTGCTGGTGGCCCTGGGAGTTTACTTTCTGCTGAGCAACCATGGCCTGGTCCCGCCACTGGGTCAATTACTCGACAAATGGTGGCCACTCTTCATGATTGTTCCCGGTGCCGTTATCCTGCTGGGGCGCAGTGGCACGTCACGGAGCTAG
- a CDS encoding NAD(P)/FAD-dependent oxidoreductase: protein MPFLFRNLTLQPGEDEGRLVVLAARCFGLDAAALLQFRILRKGVDARKKPRVLLVYTASFCVADEAGFWKKHGGLPNLEQLPVETPQLFSRCSTAEPVVIVGMGPAGLFCALRLAAYGIAATILERGKPVEERVKDVARFWRDGALDPESNVQFGEGGAGTFSDGKLTCRLRDPNTGWVLDQLIRFGAPPEIRYQAKPHVGTDRLRRVVAALRAGLLESGADLRFSTCLTGLVCSNGQLRAVRSNQVDELACRHLVLAIGHSARDTYAMLSRQNLVMEAKPFAIGLRVEHPQGLIDRIQYGKPHPALPKADYALTYNNDLTRRSCYSFCMCPGGLVVASSSEAGMVVVNGMSNLGRDSGLANSALVVNVRPEDFDGKDPLAGVRFQQQWERTAFAAGGGGYCAPAQNLLAFIGQGTGGYCSSYRPGVVEADLASLLPEYVATTLREGIVSFDRKMKGFVTREATLTGVETRTSAPLRILRNEDCQSPALQGLYPCGEGAGYAGGIMSAALDGVRVADKIAEQLAP from the coding sequence ATGCCCTTTCTTTTCCGTAATCTCACCCTGCAGCCCGGCGAGGATGAAGGACGTCTCGTCGTTCTCGCAGCCCGTTGCTTCGGGCTTGATGCTGCTGCCCTGCTGCAGTTCCGCATCCTGCGTAAAGGGGTTGATGCCCGTAAAAAGCCCCGGGTACTGCTGGTCTATACCGCCAGTTTCTGCGTGGCCGACGAGGCCGGCTTCTGGAAGAAGCATGGTGGTCTGCCCAATCTTGAGCAACTTCCGGTTGAGACTCCGCAGCTGTTCAGCAGATGCAGCACTGCGGAACCGGTGGTGATTGTCGGTATGGGGCCGGCCGGGTTGTTCTGCGCCCTGCGTCTGGCCGCCTACGGTATTGCTGCAACCATTCTTGAGCGAGGCAAGCCGGTTGAAGAGCGGGTCAAGGATGTGGCCCGCTTTTGGCGGGACGGAGCCCTTGACCCGGAAAGCAATGTCCAGTTTGGTGAAGGTGGCGCCGGTACCTTTTCAGATGGCAAACTGACCTGCCGCCTGCGCGACCCTAACACTGGCTGGGTGCTGGATCAGCTGATCCGTTTTGGCGCGCCGCCGGAGATCCGCTATCAGGCCAAGCCTCACGTCGGCACGGACCGTCTGCGCCGTGTCGTTGCCGCCCTGCGGGCCGGACTGCTGGAAAGCGGTGCTGATCTCCGCTTCTCCACCTGCCTGACCGGGTTGGTCTGCAGCAACGGTCAGCTCAGAGCCGTACGCAGCAACCAGGTTGATGAGCTTGCCTGCAGGCATCTGGTGCTGGCCATCGGCCACAGTGCCAGAGATACCTATGCCATGCTGTCCCGTCAGAATCTGGTGATGGAGGCCAAGCCGTTTGCCATTGGCCTGCGGGTGGAGCATCCCCAGGGGTTGATCGACCGGATCCAGTATGGCAAGCCCCACCCCGCCCTGCCCAAGGCAGACTATGCCCTGACCTATAATAACGACCTGACCCGACGCAGCTGTTACTCTTTCTGTATGTGTCCGGGCGGCCTGGTGGTTGCCAGTTCTTCAGAGGCAGGGATGGTGGTGGTCAACGGCATGAGCAACCTGGGGCGGGATTCCGGCCTTGCCAACAGTGCGTTAGTGGTCAATGTCAGGCCGGAGGATTTTGACGGAAAAGATCCGCTGGCCGGGGTCCGTTTTCAGCAACAGTGGGAACGTACGGCCTTTGCAGCCGGTGGAGGCGGCTACTGCGCCCCGGCCCAGAACCTGTTGGCCTTTATCGGTCAGGGTACCGGCGGATACTGCTCAAGCTACCGCCCCGGTGTGGTGGAGGCGGATCTGGCAAGCCTGCTGCCGGAGTATGTGGCGACCACCCTGCGGGAGGGGATTGTCTCATTTGATCGGAAGATGAAGGGGTTTGTGACCCGTGAGGCGACCTTGACCGGGGTGGAGACCCGCACCTCAGCCCCGTTGCGAATCCTGCGGAATGAAGACTGCCAGTCGCCCGCCCTGCAGGGCCTATATCCCTGTGGTGAAGGGGCAGGCTATGCAGGGGGGATCATGTCGGCGGCCCTGGACGGGGTACGGGTGGCAGATAAGATCGCCGAACAGCTAGCTCCGTGA
- a CDS encoding response regulator encodes MTEAATKIEIIDDDPFFQRILSDAFREAGFAVYTANDGIEGVKLYLEQYPEVVLSDLVMPRMGGVSTCMEIARLAGERQPVIILLTSMFQEGPHEHETPEMGARFHIPKSTAPLDIVILVEQLIERAKTQTTLY; translated from the coding sequence ATGACAGAAGCAGCTACTAAAATAGAGATTATCGATGATGATCCCTTTTTTCAGCGGATTTTGTCCGATGCCTTCAGGGAGGCCGGCTTTGCCGTGTACACTGCCAACGACGGCATTGAAGGGGTCAAACTCTATCTGGAGCAGTACCCTGAGGTGGTCCTTTCTGACCTGGTCATGCCCCGTATGGGCGGGGTCAGCACCTGCATGGAGATTGCCAGACTTGCTGGAGAGCGGCAGCCGGTCATCATCCTGTTGACCTCCATGTTTCAGGAAGGGCCCCACGAACATGAGACCCCTGAAATGGGGGCCCGCTTTCATATTCCCAAATCAACGGCACCGCTGGATATCGTGATTCTGGTTGAACAGCTGATCGAACGCGCCAAGACCCAGACTACCCTCTACTGA
- a CDS encoding hybrid sensor histidine kinase/response regulator has translation MHPADPAALATVLIVDDDPAIQGLLAAMLLRRGYQVLTAGSAGEGLALVAAHKPELVLMDYQLPDRDGLSMLQEIKTHHPSSYVIMATGRGNEELAVELMKAGASEYLLKPFDARLLPDRVDAVLKLREIELANQALQAEREHLLLEIETWNRELQTRVQERTEALHRAQTEIAQTEKLAALGYLAAGMAHEIRNPLNSISLFTQLLGQGVEEIEIGDYLGKILKEVDRIDGIIRKLVDAANRSRVVVDDIRLDQVVTDALDIFSPQIDARQLQVSFTCAEPVPPIKADRTELEQIFTNLLMNAVEELPQGGELSIRIDSPEGLIAVRVADNGGGIASDHLESIFKPFFSTKSRGTGIGLPVARRIARLYHGDVTVDQTSETGTTFLVTIPREQKSSRS, from the coding sequence ATGCACCCTGCTGACCCAGCGGCTTTGGCAACGGTTCTGATTGTTGATGACGATCCTGCGATACAAGGCCTGCTTGCGGCTATGCTCCTCCGGCGGGGCTATCAGGTTCTAACTGCCGGTAGTGCTGGCGAGGGGCTGGCATTGGTGGCGGCCCACAAACCTGAACTGGTCCTGATGGATTATCAACTGCCGGATCGGGATGGTTTGTCGATGCTGCAGGAAATCAAGACCCACCATCCATCCAGCTATGTCATCATGGCAACCGGCAGAGGAAATGAAGAGCTGGCCGTAGAGCTGATGAAGGCCGGAGCATCAGAGTACCTGCTGAAACCGTTTGATGCACGCCTGTTGCCGGACCGGGTTGATGCGGTCCTCAAATTACGGGAGATTGAGCTGGCGAATCAGGCGCTGCAGGCCGAACGCGAACACCTGCTGCTGGAGATTGAAACCTGGAACCGTGAGCTGCAGACCAGGGTGCAGGAGCGGACCGAGGCGTTACACCGGGCTCAGACGGAGATAGCACAGACAGAGAAGCTGGCCGCCCTGGGGTATCTGGCTGCCGGTATGGCCCATGAGATCCGTAATCCGCTCAACTCCATTTCGCTGTTCACCCAGCTGCTCGGGCAGGGGGTGGAAGAGATTGAGATCGGCGATTACCTTGGCAAGATCCTGAAAGAGGTGGACCGGATTGATGGTATCATCCGCAAACTGGTGGATGCTGCCAACCGCAGCCGGGTGGTGGTGGATGATATCCGGTTGGACCAAGTTGTTACAGATGCCCTGGATATTTTTTCTCCCCAGATTGATGCACGTCAGCTTCAGGTCAGTTTTACCTGCGCTGAACCGGTCCCGCCGATCAAGGCTGACCGGACTGAGCTGGAACAGATATTTACCAATCTGCTGATGAACGCGGTTGAGGAGCTGCCGCAGGGCGGAGAGCTGTCAATCCGGATTGACAGCCCTGAAGGGCTGATTGCGGTACGCGTCGCAGATAATGGCGGCGGTATTGCCAGTGACCATCTTGAGTCAATCTTCAAGCCGTTTTTTTCAACCAAAAGCCGTGGCACCGGGATCGGTCTGCCGGTGGCACGGCGTATTGCACGCCTGTACCATGGTGATGTTACGGTTGACCAGACATCAGAAACCGGTACGACCTTTCTGGTCACCATCCCTCGCGAACAGAAATCAAGTCGTAGCTGA
- a CDS encoding universal stress protein, with protein sequence MKRFEKILLATDFSDYSEVACEYALSLAQTFNSSLLVLHVINEPVDLRGFYVPHISFEQLEKEIETGAAKMLDSFCQENIKEFSNFETLVATGVPYEEIMRVATEEDISLIIIGTHGRTGLDHLIFGSTAERVVRSAPCPVMTIRLPVATP encoded by the coding sequence ATGAAACGTTTTGAAAAGATTCTGCTGGCAACTGATTTCTCTGACTACTCTGAGGTCGCTTGTGAGTATGCCCTGAGTCTGGCCCAGACCTTCAACTCGTCACTGCTGGTGCTGCACGTCATCAATGAACCGGTTGATCTGCGCGGTTTCTATGTGCCCCATATCTCCTTTGAACAGCTGGAAAAGGAGATTGAAACCGGAGCAGCCAAGATGCTTGACAGTTTCTGCCAGGAGAACATCAAGGAGTTCAGTAATTTTGAAACATTGGTGGCCACAGGGGTACCGTATGAAGAAATAATGCGGGTTGCCACTGAAGAGGATATCTCGTTGATAATAATCGGCACCCATGGCAGGACCGGCCTGGATCATCTGATTTTTGGCAGCACTGCAGAGCGGGTGGTGCGCAGTGCTCCCTGTCCGGTCATGACCATTCGCCTTCCCGTTGCCACTCCCTGA
- a CDS encoding response regulator — protein MAEQLKRILVVDDEENTRLALTRLLSREGYEVKTAANGLEALSSLRNNPAELIITDLNMPEMNGLSFLRELNREYPTSNVIMITAFGEVESYLEALNLGAFEYLNKPLRLEELRKVMGKMFPASAKREENH, from the coding sequence GTGGCTGAGCAGCTCAAGAGAATTCTGGTGGTGGATGACGAGGAAAATACCCGTCTCGCACTGACGCGTCTGTTGAGCCGTGAAGGATACGAGGTCAAGACCGCTGCAAACGGACTTGAGGCCCTGAGCAGCCTGCGGAATAATCCGGCTGAACTGATCATTACCGACCTTAATATGCCGGAGATGAACGGGCTGAGCTTTCTGCGGGAGCTGAACCGTGAGTATCCCACCAGCAATGTGATTATGATTACCGCCTTTGGCGAGGTCGAATCCTATCTTGAAGCATTGAATCTGGGGGCCTTTGAATATCTGAACAAGCCGCTCAGATTGGAAGAGTTGCGCAAGGTTATGGGCAAGATGTTCCCGGCATCTGCCAAGCGAGAGGAGAACCACTGA